The proteins below are encoded in one region of Juglans microcarpa x Juglans regia isolate MS1-56 chromosome 4D, Jm3101_v1.0, whole genome shotgun sequence:
- the LOC121261164 gene encoding protein EMBRYONIC FLOWER 1 isoform X4: MERSIVEEENLYKSNSNTVSKSEGSFIQIDSISIDLGTAKDNSDAGKCEHFSIRGYVSEIRKKDWKICCPFDQTESEEQTSFLPPLEVPKFRWWHCQNCLNKVSARAAAKDYGTLFNCCGTKCGSNSNCSHVASAAMLLPGFQQAPKPVLGGTTSVVANTSTKLSNDNHLLLCSDKKQKKVEVSHGTIIEENLNQEILKLTSAAPEVNSSIIQERHTNDTGSGSHEVSDWNLKCMIKDSAKHYQTGTQNSPDDQHIKVTKACQTLGLGSMVAEAPNVVKAHTTVHPSLELDGFSYESSESVEIMVLDDDPLDHHLDKSCSLHRRKTRKHRLLTDLLGENGDAKSGLIDADNFPSNRTPEAFERLDMLSVPQDLVAIQGNTKRGSSQTTKRKLPQDEEWRPPEIPSPNYLNKKAQIWKGDSETTDVTVGNESQEAIAGMGLKTDLKSHSSKGIKHRSPTLGKKKNKKIQVVDACLSLVPPQVTVQKEIQDKTQHTSDRNAAGNVSFGLTQNAFKGRQMDPFPFPALRMERKPNMCHKKNKSSQADGGQASLFPWNNGVLKNDPISRGNVDIMQTGSVTHPFQSTQDSLAEKELRLSLNSFSAAPRYDKEFIPRVEGGLSSFPPWQEVSPKVDQVMRKNLEVNNFRDQRVPSKSPPATFSGKGVNCEVSNEMTAFKMPFLNKMQNCLSQVEDRGCSRIHQRGPTFCKDIWDHRHLKKSLKMARPYILGNNYSGASNIDKAYKAKEYTAVGEKNSDQKADKASEQGPLDDIPMEIVELLTKMNRNTHERRLPDAENKKGLLETTSNTINSQMTDFTNTYGNDELRLLEITRKQKYQARNGRNGIITTGQNVGTTKPKPFDFFSHIDRNHLNASQLDQTQTPPIGFRTFAQCQKKPSSGVQSSVTDPSRHSSGQNCNWNAAMVGHGPSHATLQALGGCNTRQTVAQQNETAVHLWPTMITNQSPFGYNLPQKGVAQSTNIDMLSQCPDSLHKGGLNFNHDLKCFNLNATGLEKHNMSCGSETFSRNNAEYPLACKLNGMGHPQSLMGSLDLYSNETIPAMHLLSLMDAGMRSGPTFNMGGTPKFPKRPSFPHDPKSKELPRMEIGAYKTVDSMKQPPSVYCSKSHFSEKAHGCFHCIPTVAASASSFQHEKGFQRDSNLTSQVGLKSREREKKKISNSATQSRGRRPEKFVFPTGSLGTNHGAIPVHSLQKKHLDASDSTVFALQHHGMDNSTQHPKSNSVSEICSINRNPADFIMPGAGNTYMIRGEDLKLRKVTPSQSRRSIIKSDGRKRHRNLKHTTVKERVQH; encoded by the exons ATGGAGAGGAGTATTGTGGAGGAGGAGAACCTTTATAAGAGCAATTCTAATACCGTCTCCAAGTCTGAGGGatcttttattcaaattgaCTCTATATCAATAGATCTCGGCACTGCTAAGGATAATAGTGATGCTGGAAAGTGCGAGCATTTTTCTATACG CGGATATGTCTCCGAGATTCGGAAAAAAGATTGGAAGATATGTTGTCCATTTGATcagactgagtctgaggagcaAACATCTTTTCTTCCCCCTTTAGAGGTTCCAAAATTCAGATGGTGGCATTGTCAAAATTGTCTGAATAAGGTTTCTGCCAGAGCTGCTGCAAAAGATTATGGAACACTCTTTAATTGTTGTGGTACCAAATGTGGCTCCAATAGCAATTGTTCCCATGTGGCTAGTGCTGCAATGCTTCTGCCAGGTTTTCAGCAAGCTCCCAAGCCAGTTCTTGGTGGAACAACATCAGTTGTTGCCAATACTTCTACCAAACTGAGCAACGACAACCATCTTCTATTATGTAGTGATAAGAAACAGAAGAAAGTTGAAGTTTCACACGGCACCATTATAG AAGAAAATCTTAACCAGGAAATCCTCAAATTAACAAGTGCTGCCCCAGAAGTTAATTCAAGCATAATACAAGAAAGGCATACAAATGACACAG GCAGTGGGAGTCATGAAGTTTCTGATTGGAACCTCAAATGCATGATTAAGGATTCTGCCAAACATTATCAGACAGGAACACAAAATTCTCCGGATGATCAACACATAAAGGTAACAAAAGCCTGTCAGACACTTGGGTTGGGCAGTATGGTTGCTGAGGCACCTAATGTCGTCAAAGCTCATACAACTGTACATCCGTCTCTCGAGTTGGATGGGTTTAGTTATGAATCATCTGAAAGTGTTGAAATAATGGTACTTGACGATGATCCTCTAGACCATCATTTAGACAAATCATGTTCTTTGCATCGTAGAAAAACTCGAAAGCACCGTCTACTGACTGACTTGCTGGGTGAAAATGGTGATGCAAAGAGTGGTCTGATTGATGCAGATAATTTTCCATCCAATAGGACCCCAGAAGCATTTGAAAGGTTAGATATGCTCTCTGTTCCTCAAGATCTGGTGGCCATTCAAGGAAACACTAAAAGGGGTTCTAGTCAGACTACGAAAAGGAAGTTACCTCAGGATGAAGAGTGGAGACCTCCAGAAATTCCCTCtccaaattatttgaataaaaaagctCAGATATGGAAGGGAGATTCAGAAACAACTGATGTAACTGTGGGTAATGAATCTCAAGAGGCAATTGCAGGAATGGGTTTAAAAACTGATCTGAAGAGCCATTCAAGTAAAGGTATAAAGCATAGAAGTCCTACCTTAggtaagaagaaaaataaaaagatccaAGTTGTTGATGCATGTTTGTCATTGGTGCCACCGCAAGTAACTGTGCAAAAGGAAATTCAGGACAAAACTCAGCATACAAGTGACAGAAATGCTGCTGGCAATGTTTCTTTTGGATTAACTCAGAATGCATTCAAAGGCAGACAAATGgatccttttccttttcctgcTCTAAGAATGGAGAGAAAACCTAATATGTGccataagaaaaacaaaagctCACAGGCGGATGGAGGCCAAGCTTCACTCTTTCCATGGAACAATGGGGTGCTAAAAAATGACCCAATTTCAAGGGGAAATGTAGATATCATGCAAACTGGATCTGTAACACATCCGTTTCAATCAACACAAGATTCACTTGCTGAAAAAGAGCTGCGTCTTTCACTTAATAGCTTCTCGGCCGCTCCAAGATATGACAAAGAATTTATTCCTCGGGTTGAAGGCGGGCTATCTTCCTTTCCACCTTGGCAAGAGGTCAGTCCCAAAGTAGATCAGGTTATGAGGAAAAATTTAGAGGTTAACAATTTTAGAGATCAAAGGGTTCCATCGAAATCTCCACCAGCCACCTTTTCAGGAAAAGGTGTAAATTGTGAAGTCAGTAATGAGATGACCGCCTTTAAAATGCCTTTCCTGAATAAGATGCAAAATTGCCTCTCTCAGGTTGAGGATAGGGGGTGTTCTCGAATTCACCAAAGG GGACCAACTTTTTGCAAGGACATATGGGACCACAGGCACCTCAAGAAGAGTTTGAAAATGGCCAGACCATATATACTAGGAAAT aatTATTCTGGTGCAAGCAACATAGACAAAGCTTATAAAGCCAAGGAATATACAGCTGTTGGGGAAAAAAATAGTGATCAAAAGGCTGACAAAGCATCTGAGCAGGGACCTTTAGATGATATACCAATGGAAATTGTAGAGCTCCTGACAAAGATGAACCGAAATACCCATGAGAGGCGTCTTCCTGATGCTGAAAATAAGAAAGGATTGTTAGAAACAACCAGTAATACAATAAATAGTCAGATGACGGATTTTACTAACACATATGGCAATGACGAGTTGAGGCTACTGGAAATTACTCGCAAGCAAAAATACCAGGCTAGAAATGGAAGGAATGGCATAATCACAACAGGCCAAAATGTGGGAACCACCAAACCGAAGCCATTTGATTTCTTTTCTCATATTGATAGAAACCACCTGAATGCGAGTCAGCTGGATCAAACTCAGACCCCTCCAATAGGGTTTAGGACTTTTGCTCAGTGTCAAAAGAAGCCATCAAGCGGAGTCCAATCTTCTGTGACCGATCCCAGCAGACACAGTAGTGGTCAGAATTGCAACTGGAATGCGGCTATGGTGGGGCACGGGCCATCTCATGCTACTTTGCAGGCCTTGGGAGGATGTAACACACGCCAGACAGTTGCACAACAGAATGAAACAGCAGTACATCTTTGGCCAACCATGATTACAAATCAATCCCCCTTTGGATATAACCTGCCTCAAAAGGGTGTAGCTCAGTCTACTAACATAGATATGCTTTCTCAGTGTCCAGATTCACTGCATAAGGGGGGTTTGAACTTCAACCATGACCTGAAGTGTTTTAATCTAAATGCTACAGGTCTTGAGAAGCACAATATGAGCTGTGGTTCAGAAACTTTCAGTAGGAATAATGCAGAGTACCCATTAGCTTGCAAACTTAATGGAATGGGGCATCCTCAAAGTTTGATGGGGTCGTTAGATCTGTATTCTAATGAAACCATACCAGCAATGCATTTGCTCAGCCTCATGGATGCAGGGATGCGGTCAGGTCCTACGTTCAATATGGGTGGAACACCAAAGTTCCCTAAGAGACCTTCCTTTCCTCATGATCCTAAGTCTAAGGAGCTTCCCAGAATGGAGATTGGTGCATATAAGACAGTGGATTCCATGAAACAGCCACCATCCGTTTATTGCAGTAAAAGCCACTTTTCAGAGAAGGCCCATGGCTGTTTTCATTGTATTCCAACAGTGGCTGCATCTGCTTCTTCTTTTCAACATGAAAAAGGTTTCCAAAGGGATTCTAATCTTACGAGTCAAGTTGGCTTgaagtcgagagagagagagaagaaaaaaatctctaatTCAGCCACACAGAGTAGAGGTCGTAGACCAGAGAAATTTGTATTCCCCACTGGAAGTTTAGGCACAAATCATGGAGCTATTCCCGTCCATAGTCTGCAGAAAAAACATCTTGATGCTTCCGATTCTACTGTTTTTGCCTTGCAGCATCATGGAATGGACAATTCAACTCAGCATCCAAAAAGCAATTCTGTTTCTGAAATCTGCAGTATTAATAGAAATCCGGCTGATTTTATCATGCCAGGAGCTGGAAATACGTATATGATTAGGGGCGAAGACCTTAAACTCAGAAAGGTGACTCCTTCACAAAGCAGGCGTAGCATAATTAAGTCGGATGGCCGCAAGCGACATAGGAATCTGAAGCACACCACTGTAAAAGAACGTGTACAACATTGA
- the LOC121261164 gene encoding protein EMBRYONIC FLOWER 1 isoform X2: MERSIVEEENLYKSNSNTVSKSEGSFIQIDSISIDLGTAKDNSDAGKCEHFSIRGYVSEIRKKDWKICCPFDQTESEEQTSFLPPLEVPKFRWWHCQNCLNKVSARAAAKDYGTLFNCCGTKCGSNSNCSHVASAAMLLPGFQQAPKPVLGGTTSVVANTSTKLSNDNHLLLCSDKKQKKVEVSHGTIIEENLNQEILKLTSAAPEVNSSIIQERHTNDTVALKLKCNGSIEFNDPGSGSHEVSDWNLKCMIKDSAKHYQTGTQNSPDDQHIKVTKACQTLGLGSMVAEAPNVVKAHTTVHPSLELDGFSYESSESVEIMVLDDDPLDHHLDKSCSLHRRKTRKHRLLTDLLGENGDAKSGLIDADNFPSNRTPEAFERLDMLSVPQDLVAIQGNTKRGSSQTTKRKLPQDEEWRPPEIPSPNYLNKKAQIWKGDSETTDVTVGNESQEAIAGMGLKTDLKSHSSKGIKHRSPTLGKKKNKKIQVVDACLSLVPPQVTVQKEIQDKTQHTSDRNAAGNVSFGLTQNAFKGRQMDPFPFPALRMERKPNMCHKKNKSSQADGGQASLFPWNNGVLKNDPISRGNVDIMQTGSVTHPFQSTQDSLAEKELRLSLNSFSAAPRYDKEFIPRVEGGLSSFPPWQEVSPKVDQVMRKNLEVNNFRDQRVPSKSPPATFSGKGVNCEVSNEMTAFKMPFLNKMQNCLSQVEDRGCSRIHQRGPTFCKDIWDHRHLKKSLKMARPYILGNNYSGASNIDKAYKAKEYTAVGEKNSDQKADKASEQGPLDDIPMEIVELLTKMNRNTHERRLPDAENKKGLLETTSNTINSQMTDFTNTYGNDELRLLEITRKQKYQARNGRNGIITTGQNVGTTKPKPFDFFSHIDRNHLNASQLDQTQTPPIGFRTFAQCQKKPSSGVQSSVTDPSRHSSGQNCNWNAAMVGHGPSHATLQALGGCNTRQTVAQQNETAVHLWPTMITNQSPFGYNLPQKGVAQSTNIDMLSQCPDSLHKGGLNFNHDLKCFNLNATGLEKHNMSCGSETFSRNNAEYPLACKLNGMGHPQSLMGSLDLYSNETIPAMHLLSLMDAGMRSGPTFNMGGTPKFPKRPSFPHDPKSKELPRMEIGAYKTVDSMKQPPSVYCSKSHFSEKAHGCFHCIPTVAASASSFQHEKGFQRDSNLTSQVGLKSREREKKKISNSATQSRGRRPEKFVFPTGSLGTNHGAIPVHSLQKKHLDASDSTVFALQHHGMDNSTQHPKSNSVSEICSINRNPADFIMPGAGNTYMIRGEDLKLRKVTPSQSRRSIIKSDGRKRHRNLKHTTVKERVQH, translated from the exons ATGGAGAGGAGTATTGTGGAGGAGGAGAACCTTTATAAGAGCAATTCTAATACCGTCTCCAAGTCTGAGGGatcttttattcaaattgaCTCTATATCAATAGATCTCGGCACTGCTAAGGATAATAGTGATGCTGGAAAGTGCGAGCATTTTTCTATACG CGGATATGTCTCCGAGATTCGGAAAAAAGATTGGAAGATATGTTGTCCATTTGATcagactgagtctgaggagcaAACATCTTTTCTTCCCCCTTTAGAGGTTCCAAAATTCAGATGGTGGCATTGTCAAAATTGTCTGAATAAGGTTTCTGCCAGAGCTGCTGCAAAAGATTATGGAACACTCTTTAATTGTTGTGGTACCAAATGTGGCTCCAATAGCAATTGTTCCCATGTGGCTAGTGCTGCAATGCTTCTGCCAGGTTTTCAGCAAGCTCCCAAGCCAGTTCTTGGTGGAACAACATCAGTTGTTGCCAATACTTCTACCAAACTGAGCAACGACAACCATCTTCTATTATGTAGTGATAAGAAACAGAAGAAAGTTGAAGTTTCACACGGCACCATTATAG AAGAAAATCTTAACCAGGAAATCCTCAAATTAACAAGTGCTGCCCCAGAAGTTAATTCAAGCATAATACAAGAAAGGCATACAAATGACACAG TGGCTCTCAAGTTAAAATGTAATGGATCTATAGAATTTAATGATCCAGGCAGTGGGAGTCATGAAGTTTCTGATTGGAACCTCAAATGCATGATTAAGGATTCTGCCAAACATTATCAGACAGGAACACAAAATTCTCCGGATGATCAACACATAAAGGTAACAAAAGCCTGTCAGACACTTGGGTTGGGCAGTATGGTTGCTGAGGCACCTAATGTCGTCAAAGCTCATACAACTGTACATCCGTCTCTCGAGTTGGATGGGTTTAGTTATGAATCATCTGAAAGTGTTGAAATAATGGTACTTGACGATGATCCTCTAGACCATCATTTAGACAAATCATGTTCTTTGCATCGTAGAAAAACTCGAAAGCACCGTCTACTGACTGACTTGCTGGGTGAAAATGGTGATGCAAAGAGTGGTCTGATTGATGCAGATAATTTTCCATCCAATAGGACCCCAGAAGCATTTGAAAGGTTAGATATGCTCTCTGTTCCTCAAGATCTGGTGGCCATTCAAGGAAACACTAAAAGGGGTTCTAGTCAGACTACGAAAAGGAAGTTACCTCAGGATGAAGAGTGGAGACCTCCAGAAATTCCCTCtccaaattatttgaataaaaaagctCAGATATGGAAGGGAGATTCAGAAACAACTGATGTAACTGTGGGTAATGAATCTCAAGAGGCAATTGCAGGAATGGGTTTAAAAACTGATCTGAAGAGCCATTCAAGTAAAGGTATAAAGCATAGAAGTCCTACCTTAggtaagaagaaaaataaaaagatccaAGTTGTTGATGCATGTTTGTCATTGGTGCCACCGCAAGTAACTGTGCAAAAGGAAATTCAGGACAAAACTCAGCATACAAGTGACAGAAATGCTGCTGGCAATGTTTCTTTTGGATTAACTCAGAATGCATTCAAAGGCAGACAAATGgatccttttccttttcctgcTCTAAGAATGGAGAGAAAACCTAATATGTGccataagaaaaacaaaagctCACAGGCGGATGGAGGCCAAGCTTCACTCTTTCCATGGAACAATGGGGTGCTAAAAAATGACCCAATTTCAAGGGGAAATGTAGATATCATGCAAACTGGATCTGTAACACATCCGTTTCAATCAACACAAGATTCACTTGCTGAAAAAGAGCTGCGTCTTTCACTTAATAGCTTCTCGGCCGCTCCAAGATATGACAAAGAATTTATTCCTCGGGTTGAAGGCGGGCTATCTTCCTTTCCACCTTGGCAAGAGGTCAGTCCCAAAGTAGATCAGGTTATGAGGAAAAATTTAGAGGTTAACAATTTTAGAGATCAAAGGGTTCCATCGAAATCTCCACCAGCCACCTTTTCAGGAAAAGGTGTAAATTGTGAAGTCAGTAATGAGATGACCGCCTTTAAAATGCCTTTCCTGAATAAGATGCAAAATTGCCTCTCTCAGGTTGAGGATAGGGGGTGTTCTCGAATTCACCAAAGG GGACCAACTTTTTGCAAGGACATATGGGACCACAGGCACCTCAAGAAGAGTTTGAAAATGGCCAGACCATATATACTAGGAAAT aatTATTCTGGTGCAAGCAACATAGACAAAGCTTATAAAGCCAAGGAATATACAGCTGTTGGGGAAAAAAATAGTGATCAAAAGGCTGACAAAGCATCTGAGCAGGGACCTTTAGATGATATACCAATGGAAATTGTAGAGCTCCTGACAAAGATGAACCGAAATACCCATGAGAGGCGTCTTCCTGATGCTGAAAATAAGAAAGGATTGTTAGAAACAACCAGTAATACAATAAATAGTCAGATGACGGATTTTACTAACACATATGGCAATGACGAGTTGAGGCTACTGGAAATTACTCGCAAGCAAAAATACCAGGCTAGAAATGGAAGGAATGGCATAATCACAACAGGCCAAAATGTGGGAACCACCAAACCGAAGCCATTTGATTTCTTTTCTCATATTGATAGAAACCACCTGAATGCGAGTCAGCTGGATCAAACTCAGACCCCTCCAATAGGGTTTAGGACTTTTGCTCAGTGTCAAAAGAAGCCATCAAGCGGAGTCCAATCTTCTGTGACCGATCCCAGCAGACACAGTAGTGGTCAGAATTGCAACTGGAATGCGGCTATGGTGGGGCACGGGCCATCTCATGCTACTTTGCAGGCCTTGGGAGGATGTAACACACGCCAGACAGTTGCACAACAGAATGAAACAGCAGTACATCTTTGGCCAACCATGATTACAAATCAATCCCCCTTTGGATATAACCTGCCTCAAAAGGGTGTAGCTCAGTCTACTAACATAGATATGCTTTCTCAGTGTCCAGATTCACTGCATAAGGGGGGTTTGAACTTCAACCATGACCTGAAGTGTTTTAATCTAAATGCTACAGGTCTTGAGAAGCACAATATGAGCTGTGGTTCAGAAACTTTCAGTAGGAATAATGCAGAGTACCCATTAGCTTGCAAACTTAATGGAATGGGGCATCCTCAAAGTTTGATGGGGTCGTTAGATCTGTATTCTAATGAAACCATACCAGCAATGCATTTGCTCAGCCTCATGGATGCAGGGATGCGGTCAGGTCCTACGTTCAATATGGGTGGAACACCAAAGTTCCCTAAGAGACCTTCCTTTCCTCATGATCCTAAGTCTAAGGAGCTTCCCAGAATGGAGATTGGTGCATATAAGACAGTGGATTCCATGAAACAGCCACCATCCGTTTATTGCAGTAAAAGCCACTTTTCAGAGAAGGCCCATGGCTGTTTTCATTGTATTCCAACAGTGGCTGCATCTGCTTCTTCTTTTCAACATGAAAAAGGTTTCCAAAGGGATTCTAATCTTACGAGTCAAGTTGGCTTgaagtcgagagagagagagaagaaaaaaatctctaatTCAGCCACACAGAGTAGAGGTCGTAGACCAGAGAAATTTGTATTCCCCACTGGAAGTTTAGGCACAAATCATGGAGCTATTCCCGTCCATAGTCTGCAGAAAAAACATCTTGATGCTTCCGATTCTACTGTTTTTGCCTTGCAGCATCATGGAATGGACAATTCAACTCAGCATCCAAAAAGCAATTCTGTTTCTGAAATCTGCAGTATTAATAGAAATCCGGCTGATTTTATCATGCCAGGAGCTGGAAATACGTATATGATTAGGGGCGAAGACCTTAAACTCAGAAAGGTGACTCCTTCACAAAGCAGGCGTAGCATAATTAAGTCGGATGGCCGCAAGCGACATAGGAATCTGAAGCACACCACTGTAAAAGAACGTGTACAACATTGA